Proteins from a genomic interval of Rhodothermales bacterium:
- a CDS encoding endonuclease/exonuclease/phosphatase family protein produces MKRQGRLGPLIALGASLIIGACRAPETPSAPQPPDTLRVMAYNIHHGEGMDGVLDLDRIARLILEVNPDLLALQEVDSVVTRTAGVDQASELGQMTGMEPVFGRFMPYKGGAYGMAVLTRLPVVESENVRLPDGDEPRSAVSVTVETPQGRHLRFTGIHFYRTLAERLAQAQSLEQQITGDGVAEVLAGDFNSTPGDSVMVYLGERWRVLSKGEDRFTFSSFAPEREIDFILVRPDSSFEWLRHWLLDEPVISDHRPLVADLLLRD; encoded by the coding sequence ATGAAACGACAAGGACGACTTGGCCCCCTCATCGCCTTAGGCGCGAGTCTGATCATCGGGGCCTGCCGGGCTCCGGAGACGCCTTCGGCCCCACAGCCGCCAGACACCCTGCGCGTCATGGCCTACAACATTCACCACGGCGAGGGCATGGATGGCGTGCTTGACCTCGACCGCATCGCTCGGCTGATCCTTGAGGTGAATCCGGACCTGCTGGCCCTTCAGGAAGTGGACAGTGTGGTCACTCGTACGGCCGGCGTCGACCAGGCAAGCGAACTGGGACAAATGACTGGCATGGAGCCGGTTTTCGGCCGCTTCATGCCCTACAAGGGAGGTGCTTATGGCATGGCGGTGCTGACCCGGCTTCCCGTGGTCGAATCGGAAAACGTTCGTCTGCCTGACGGGGACGAACCCCGCTCGGCGGTCTCAGTCACGGTCGAGACGCCGCAGGGCCGGCATCTGCGTTTCACCGGAATCCACTTCTATCGCACCCTCGCCGAACGCCTGGCGCAGGCGCAATCACTCGAACAACAGATCACGGGCGATGGGGTCGCGGAAGTCCTGGCCGGGGATTTCAACTCGACGCCCGGGGATTCGGTGATGGTCTACCTTGGAGAGCGGTGGAGGGTGCTCTCCAAGGGTGAGGACCGGTTTACGTTCTCGTCCTTCGCCCCGGAGCGTGAGATCGACTTCATTCTGGTGCGTCCTGATTCGTCCTTTGAGTGGCTGCGGCACTGGCTGCTGGACGAACCGGTGATTTCGGATCACCGGCCACTTGTCGCGGATTTGCTGCTGCGGGACTGA
- a CDS encoding DUF2071 domain-containing protein, whose product MHPSLEHTAHRPWPLPDGRWTWRQSWCDLLFAHWRVPAALLRPLVPAGLNVQEFDGSSWVGVVPFRMAGVVRRPFPDLPWISAFPELNVRLYVEAEGKPGVWFLSLDATNPLAVWAARRWFHLPYHRASINFRSDESGIHYVAQRDGSGAGFSATYGPCGEPYRATPGGLDHWLTERYCLYATHPDGALLRNEVHHRPWPLQPARAWITANSMLAEWGMPLRGEPILHYARRVDVVVWDAERVYGAQRAAG is encoded by the coding sequence ATGCACCCCTCACTCGAGCATACTGCCCATCGCCCGTGGCCGCTTCCTGACGGGCGATGGACATGGCGCCAGTCCTGGTGCGACCTCCTGTTTGCGCACTGGAGAGTACCGGCGGCCCTGCTGCGCCCGCTGGTGCCGGCCGGCCTGAACGTTCAGGAGTTCGACGGATCGTCCTGGGTCGGCGTCGTGCCGTTTCGCATGGCCGGGGTCGTGCGTCGGCCTTTTCCGGATCTGCCGTGGATCTCGGCGTTTCCGGAGCTGAATGTGCGCCTCTATGTGGAGGCCGAGGGCAAACCCGGCGTGTGGTTTCTGAGTCTGGATGCCACGAATCCACTGGCCGTCTGGGCAGCCCGGCGGTGGTTTCACCTGCCCTACCACAGGGCGAGCATCAACTTCCGAAGCGACGAGTCGGGCATCCACTACGTCGCGCAGCGGGATGGAAGCGGCGCCGGCTTCTCCGCGACATACGGACCATGCGGCGAGCCGTACCGGGCCACACCGGGCGGGCTGGATCACTGGTTGACCGAGCGGTATTGCCTGTACGCCACGCATCCCGACGGGGCCCTGCTTCGCAATGAGGTGCACCACCGGCCGTGGCCGCTCCAGCCGGCCCGGGCCTGGATCACGGCGAACTCGATGCTCGCGGAATGGGGCATGCCACTCCGCGGTGAGCCGATCCTGCACTACGCCCGGCGGGTCGATGTCGTGGTGTGGGACGCCGAGCGGGTCTACGGTGCCCAGCGGGCGGCGGGATAA